The DNA segment tatttacatatatttttttaacaatattttaacacaatatacaaattatttttctattgattcattgtttatttattattatgttaatgtATTCTAGAAGGACACCGTGGTGTGAtgtatcaaaattatatatataaaaaaagaagaagttatAGTACATATGATTGTTCATTGTCCTAAATTAAAACATACCAAAGTGATAATTGTTAATTAACATACCCAGTTGATTGTCCAAGACAAGCCATATCTCTTCGGTTTAATGAGCTTGAGCCATATGACACAGGGCAACTGCAAGAAGGATAACATGCACACAATTTAGCATGATAGATTATCAgtattattaaacaaaataatgatattttaacaacttttttttttacaataggaCACGTGTTACTGTTTTATTGATctctttgactttattttaaaaaaatatttgaaacagactaATCACAATCTTCCACGTATACATTATCAAATATACATTATCAaatagttgtaaaaaaaaattgtaaacgagactttttcattcaataactatttttaaaagttaaaaaaaataagaaaattatgctTTCTACTTACAAAAAATGAAGTTGGAGCAGAGGCAAAGCCTCCAAGAAATCCAAGAAGAGATCCAAAGAAAGGGATACATATGGCAACCAGCGTAGTCAATGCTGAAGAAACAATATCAAAACAAAGATAAGTATGTATAAAAACCAATCATACAAGCCATATCTACCCACTAACGTAATCACTAATCACATACCAACATATACACTTCGAGTTGTTACTCGTAGAACAGCAGAAGGTGGAAAATTCAACTTCGTAACCATGTAGGTTTCGATCATATCAAACACTGGCATGGCAAACACCTGTTGCATATATGTTTACGTAACAGTTACAATTACAATCCGataatactaaaaattattCGACAGCAATAATCATCATATGACAACTCGTTTTAGAAGTAATAGTCAGAACAAAAATCAGAGAAATTGAAGCTCACTTGGTAGCCTCCGACAACgtgaacaaaaacaaacaagttaGCGGTGGCAATGAGCCAAGAGGGGCGTTCTAGTGTGATGAGGATATTATCATCAACCGAGTTTCCAAAGACATAGTATCCAATGAAAGCAACTGGTAAATAGCAGAATGCAACTCCTATGTATGCCAAAATAACTCCTCTCCACATGGGTTTCTTGGAAGGTGTCTCTGGAGTTGAAGGCATGGTTGCTTGAATTTCCAAAACCACGTTGTGGCCTGCGTAGGCAAATGCTACATCGCCCAATGCAGAAAGAAAGTTGAACACTGCATCAGTGGAATTGGTGGCTCGGAGACCATAATTCACATCTGGTTCAACACCCTTGGCTATTGAAGCACACCAAGAGATGGTTGAGTACCTGTTTAAATTGAAGAAACACGCATAAGATAGTACAAACTTCATCTTATaatctgcttttttttttttttcagatttaaaGTTAACTTGTTAACATGAATTACATCAAAGACATGGCAGCTGCACCGAAAGAGATAGCAGAGATGGAGTTGAAGTTGGGGCATTGTGCAAGAACGAAGTTGACAGAAGCAAAGATAACAATCCAGTAAGAAGTTCTAATATCTCTGCAATCAGGGCAAATGGTATCATGAACTTTCTTCAATGACTTGGCCCCAGTGACTGTATAAACGATGCATGTTCCAACTTCAACAATGATCTGCTGAGGAATCACAATCCAGAGACCCAACTTGTCTCCAAAGGCATGCCGACCCAATTCATGGTACCTATCGAATCTCTTCCCAGGCACCATTTCGTGCATCTCCACCATTTGCCAC comes from the Vigna radiata var. radiata cultivar VC1973A chromosome 2, Vradiata_ver6, whole genome shotgun sequence genome and includes:
- the LOC106755926 gene encoding lysine histidine transporter 2-like codes for the protein MNHSEENNDVDVAAAAAARQKKIDDWLPVTASRNAKWWYSTFHNLTAMVGAGVLTLPFAMSNMGWGPGATVLLLSWIITLYTLWQMVEMHEMVPGKRFDRYHELGRHAFGDKLGLWIVIPQQIIVEVGTCIVYTVTGAKSLKKVHDTICPDCRDIRTSYWIVIFASVNFVLAQCPNFNSISAISFGAAAMSLMYSTISWCASIAKGVEPDVNYGLRATNSTDAVFNFLSALGDVAFAYAGHNVVLEIQATMPSTPETPSKKPMWRGVILAYIGVAFCYLPVAFIGYYVFGNSVDDNILITLERPSWLIATANLFVFVHVVGGYQVFAMPVFDMIETYMVTKLNFPPSAVLRVTTRSVYVALTTLVAICIPFFGSLLGFLGGFASAPTSFFLPCVIWLKLIKPKRYGLSWTINWICIVFGVLLMILSPIAAMRNIVMSAKDYKFFS